A section of the Spirosoma pollinicola genome encodes:
- a CDS encoding DUF7935 family protein — MDLLSDFLKLIVPAGLVLYGMYVTVKLLLEREADRHTFEVKNRYTDTVVPIRLQAYERMVLFLERISPNNLLLRLSGSSTTVLEFQQRLLQEIRDEYNHNLSQQVYMSQATWDQIQGAMNDVMVLINQASGDTRPDAPALELSKRIFERIIQKDRQPTYDALKAVKEEIQVMFM; from the coding sequence ATGGACTTACTGAGTGATTTTTTGAAGTTGATTGTTCCGGCCGGTTTGGTATTATACGGTATGTATGTGACTGTCAAACTGTTGTTAGAACGCGAAGCAGACCGCCATACGTTCGAGGTTAAAAACCGATATACCGATACGGTTGTACCCATACGATTACAAGCTTATGAACGAATGGTTCTGTTTCTGGAACGCATTAGTCCCAATAATTTATTGCTTCGGCTGAGCGGTAGCTCTACAACCGTGCTGGAGTTTCAGCAACGGCTCTTGCAGGAAATTCGGGATGAATACAATCATAACCTGTCACAGCAGGTATACATGAGCCAGGCTACTTGGGACCAGATTCAAGGGGCAATGAACGATGTTATGGTGCTGATCAATCAGGCATCGGGCGACACCCGCCCCGACGCCCCCGCCCTCGAACTCTCCAAACGGATTTTTGAACGAATCATCCAGAAAGACAGACAACCTACCTACGACGCACTAAAAGCCGTGAAAGAAGAAATTCAGGTAATGTTTATGTGA
- a CDS encoding hydroxymethylglutaryl-CoA lyase has product MKLIECPRDAMQGLAHFVPTDLKIRYLNALLTVGFDTLDFGSFVSPKAIPQLRDTAEVLAGLDLSTTKTKLLAIVANVRGAEQAVDHSQIQYVGFPLSVSETFQQRNTNKSIDQAFAEVAEMQNLCIQAGKDLVVYLSMGFGNPYGDVYSPNLVAEFTAQLVQLGVRIIAPSDTVGSSTPEAIENLFTQLIHKFPQIEFGAHLHARPGDAPAKVRSALRAGVQRIDGALRGFGGCPMAADSLTGNLPTEEIIQTLAAEGINLSLNQEAFQKALTLSAGVF; this is encoded by the coding sequence ATGAAACTCATTGAATGTCCTCGCGATGCCATGCAGGGGCTGGCTCATTTTGTGCCGACAGATCTCAAGATTCGTTACCTCAACGCGTTGTTGACGGTGGGCTTCGACACGCTCGACTTTGGCAGTTTCGTGTCGCCGAAGGCTATTCCACAACTGCGCGACACCGCCGAGGTGCTGGCGGGGCTTGATCTATCGACGACAAAAACAAAATTACTGGCTATCGTCGCAAATGTTCGGGGGGCTGAGCAGGCAGTAGATCATTCACAAATTCAGTATGTTGGTTTTCCACTGTCTGTTTCAGAAACGTTTCAGCAGCGGAATACTAACAAGTCTATCGATCAGGCTTTTGCTGAGGTCGCCGAGATGCAGAATCTGTGCATTCAGGCCGGTAAAGACTTAGTCGTTTATCTGTCAATGGGCTTCGGAAATCCATATGGAGATGTCTATAGTCCCAATCTGGTTGCTGAATTTACGGCTCAACTGGTCCAACTTGGCGTTCGAATCATTGCGCCATCCGATACCGTTGGTTCATCAACGCCAGAAGCTATCGAAAACCTGTTTACGCAGTTGATTCATAAGTTTCCGCAGATTGAATTCGGGGCTCATCTGCATGCTCGTCCGGGCGATGCCCCCGCTAAAGTACGCTCGGCTTTGCGGGCTGGTGTTCAGCGAATAGACGGCGCATTGCGGGGTTTTGGCGGTTGCCCAATGGCGGCTGACTCCCTTACCGGCAATTTGCCTACCGAGGAAATCATCCAGACCCTGGCTGCCGAAGGTATAAACCTATCCCTTAATCAGGAGGCCTTTCAAAAAGCTCTGACACTATCGGCAGGAGTATTTTAA
- a CDS encoding transmembrane 220 family protein, protein MRKTLSIVFGVLFLLFAAVQYNDPDPQVWIPIYGIAAVACFMAYAGLGKWWFFGLLAVMFVVAAVYQWPPVFEGFLFSEVGMRSVNIELAREAGGLAICALVMGILAALARQPIRR, encoded by the coding sequence ATGAGAAAAACCCTTTCAATTGTTTTTGGCGTGCTATTCCTGTTGTTTGCCGCCGTTCAGTACAACGACCCCGATCCACAAGTTTGGATACCTATTTACGGTATTGCCGCTGTGGCCTGTTTTATGGCCTATGCCGGTTTAGGGAAATGGTGGTTTTTCGGGCTGCTGGCTGTTATGTTTGTTGTTGCGGCTGTGTATCAGTGGCCGCCGGTCTTTGAAGGCTTTTTGTTTAGTGAAGTTGGTATGCGGAGTGTGAACATTGAACTGGCCCGCGAAGCCGGTGGGCTGGCCATTTGCGCACTGGTGATGGGAATACTGGCCGCGCTGGCGCGTCAACCAATACGTCGATGA
- a CDS encoding iron-sulfur cluster assembly accessory protein: protein MLDNPVIVRPEARQQILDTLRANKIPGEYGLRVGVRGGGCGSSWLLGFDVPGPADEVYNVEGVQVIIDRKHLLYVLGAEIGYEPGGFTVEKD from the coding sequence ATGCTGGATAATCCTGTTATAGTTCGCCCCGAAGCTCGTCAACAGATTCTGGACACGTTACGGGCCAATAAAATTCCCGGAGAATACGGTTTACGTGTTGGTGTTCGGGGTGGAGGTTGTGGTTCATCCTGGTTGTTAGGCTTCGATGTGCCGGGTCCCGCCGACGAAGTGTATAACGTGGAAGGTGTACAGGTCATTATTGACCGCAAACATTTACTGTATGTTCTGGGGGCTGAAATTGGCTATGAACCTGGTGGATTTACGGTCGAAAAGGACTGA